The proteins below come from a single Paramormyrops kingsleyae isolate MSU_618 chromosome 25, PKINGS_0.4, whole genome shotgun sequence genomic window:
- the gpm6ab gene encoding glycoprotein M6Ab isoform X3 codes for MEENMEEGQTQKGCFECCIKCLGGIPYASLIATILLYAGVALFCGCGHEALSGTVTILQSYFEVVRGPLDTLDVFTMIDIFKYVIYGVAAAFFVYGILLMVEGFFTTGAIRDLYGDFKITTCGRCVSAWFIMLTYIFMLAWLGVTAFTSLPVFMYFNIWNMCQNTTAIEGVKMCLDLRQFGVVTISEEKKLCTETEKFLKMCDSNELDLTFHLFVCALAGAGAAVIAMVMGVSVLISNFATVKSLSLGKYCTRF; via the exons GGTGCTTCGAGTGTTGCATCAAATGCCTGGGCGGCATCCCATACGCGTCGCTGATCGCCACCATCCTGCTGTACGCCGGCGTGGCACTCTTCTGCGGCTGCGGCCATGAGGCACTGTCCGGCACCGTCACCATCCTGCAGAGCTACTTTGAGGTGGTGAGGGGGCCCCTCGACACCCTGGACGTCTTCACCAT GATCGACATCTTCAAGTATGTGATCTACGGCGTGGCTGCCGCCTTCTTCGTTTACGGCATCCTGTTGATGGTCGAGGGCTTCTTCACCACCGGCGCCATTCGGGATCTCTATGGAGACTTCAAGATCACCACCTGCGGCCGCTGCGTCAGCGCCTGG TTCATCATGCTGACCTACATCTTCATGCTGGCTTGGCTGGGCGTCACGGCCTTCACATCCCTGCCGGTCTTCATGTACTTCAACATCTGGAACATGTGCCAGAACACCACAGCTATAGAGGGGGTCAAGATGTGCCTGGACCTGCGTCAGTTTG GAGTCGTCACCATCAGCGAGGAGAAGAAACTGTGCACAGAAACGGAAAAATTCCTCAAGATGTGTGATTCTAACGAG CTGGACCTGACGTTCCACCTCTTTGTCTGTGCCCTGGCTGGGGCAGGAGCAGCGGTCATCGCCATG GTGATGGGAGTTTCGGTTCTGATCAGTAACTTCGCTACTGTGAAGTCTCTCAGTCTTGGAAAATACTGCACCAGATTCTAA
- the gpm6ab gene encoding glycoprotein M6Ab isoform X2, whose protein sequence is MGCFECCIKCLGGIPYASLIATILLYAGVALFCGCGHEALSGTVTILQSYFEVVRGPLDTLDVFTMIDIFKYVIYGVAAAFFVYGILLMVEGFFTTGAIRDLYGDFKITTCGRCVSAWFIMLTYIFMLAWLGVTAFTSLPVFMYFNIWNMCQNTTAIEGVKMCLDLRQFGVVTISEEKKLCTETEKFLKMCDSNELDLTFHLFVCALAGAGAAVIAMVHYLMVLSANWAYVKDACRMQKYEDIKSKEEQELHDIHSTRSKERLNAYT, encoded by the exons GGTGCTTCGAGTGTTGCATCAAATGCCTGGGCGGCATCCCATACGCGTCGCTGATCGCCACCATCCTGCTGTACGCCGGCGTGGCACTCTTCTGCGGCTGCGGCCATGAGGCACTGTCCGGCACCGTCACCATCCTGCAGAGCTACTTTGAGGTGGTGAGGGGGCCCCTCGACACCCTGGACGTCTTCACCAT GATCGACATCTTCAAGTATGTGATCTACGGCGTGGCTGCCGCCTTCTTCGTTTACGGCATCCTGTTGATGGTCGAGGGCTTCTTCACCACCGGCGCCATTCGGGATCTCTATGGAGACTTCAAGATCACCACCTGCGGCCGCTGCGTCAGCGCCTGG TTCATCATGCTGACCTACATCTTCATGCTGGCTTGGCTGGGCGTCACGGCCTTCACATCCCTGCCGGTCTTCATGTACTTCAACATCTGGAACATGTGCCAGAACACCACAGCTATAGAGGGGGTCAAGATGTGCCTGGACCTGCGTCAGTTTG GAGTCGTCACCATCAGCGAGGAGAAGAAACTGTGCACAGAAACGGAAAAATTCCTCAAGATGTGTGATTCTAACGAG CTGGACCTGACGTTCCACCTCTTTGTCTGTGCCCTGGCTGGGGCAGGAGCAGCGGTCATCGCCATG GTGCATTACCTAATGGTCCTGTCCGCCAACTGGGCTTACGTGAAAGACGCGTGCAGGATGCAGAAGTACGAGGACATCAAATCCaaggaggagcaggagctgcACGACATTCACTCCACCCGCTCTAAAGAGCGCCTCAATGCCTACACATAG
- the gpm6ab gene encoding glycoprotein M6Ab isoform X1 codes for MEENMEEGQTQKGCFECCIKCLGGIPYASLIATILLYAGVALFCGCGHEALSGTVTILQSYFEVVRGPLDTLDVFTMIDIFKYVIYGVAAAFFVYGILLMVEGFFTTGAIRDLYGDFKITTCGRCVSAWFIMLTYIFMLAWLGVTAFTSLPVFMYFNIWNMCQNTTAIEGVKMCLDLRQFGVVTISEEKKLCTETEKFLKMCDSNELDLTFHLFVCALAGAGAAVIAMVHYLMVLSANWAYVKDACRMQKYEDIKSKEEQELHDIHSTRSKERLNAYT; via the exons GGTGCTTCGAGTGTTGCATCAAATGCCTGGGCGGCATCCCATACGCGTCGCTGATCGCCACCATCCTGCTGTACGCCGGCGTGGCACTCTTCTGCGGCTGCGGCCATGAGGCACTGTCCGGCACCGTCACCATCCTGCAGAGCTACTTTGAGGTGGTGAGGGGGCCCCTCGACACCCTGGACGTCTTCACCAT GATCGACATCTTCAAGTATGTGATCTACGGCGTGGCTGCCGCCTTCTTCGTTTACGGCATCCTGTTGATGGTCGAGGGCTTCTTCACCACCGGCGCCATTCGGGATCTCTATGGAGACTTCAAGATCACCACCTGCGGCCGCTGCGTCAGCGCCTGG TTCATCATGCTGACCTACATCTTCATGCTGGCTTGGCTGGGCGTCACGGCCTTCACATCCCTGCCGGTCTTCATGTACTTCAACATCTGGAACATGTGCCAGAACACCACAGCTATAGAGGGGGTCAAGATGTGCCTGGACCTGCGTCAGTTTG GAGTCGTCACCATCAGCGAGGAGAAGAAACTGTGCACAGAAACGGAAAAATTCCTCAAGATGTGTGATTCTAACGAG CTGGACCTGACGTTCCACCTCTTTGTCTGTGCCCTGGCTGGGGCAGGAGCAGCGGTCATCGCCATG GTGCATTACCTAATGGTCCTGTCCGCCAACTGGGCTTACGTGAAAGACGCGTGCAGGATGCAGAAGTACGAGGACATCAAATCCaaggaggagcaggagctgcACGACATTCACTCCACCCGCTCTAAAGAGCGCCTCAATGCCTACACATAG